In Rhinolophus sinicus isolate RSC01 linkage group LG17, ASM3656204v1, whole genome shotgun sequence, one DNA window encodes the following:
- the FCAMR gene encoding high affinity immunoglobulin alpha and immunoglobulin mu Fc receptor isoform X1: MEGEVLAKPGEQKCFLQVAGQRAGWKVPILFILCLLPATNALKGPRMVTGEPGDTVTIQCHYTPSSINRHQRKYWCRLSPLTWLCHTIISTNHYTHLRYRDRVSLTDFSHSGLFVVRLSQLSPDDVGSYRCGIGNTNNMLFSSMKLNVSAGPRSTSPRVTPAAAEPFSRAFGTASPAANSWTPGTTQTTAGQSTGWDRVALTPGASKRTASAKGRQTPGTTGTVAAGTFSQVETSTWATVPNPESLTSTIRGVSNSTEGVWMWGTKSSVANRASEGGRETTTEADRPREEVERAKTALDADRMVTGTIRPSTSLSEKWAWETPQETRLVSKPQALGSTEETTPAVGVWVLGPTSIEMASAEGSTAGDTPAGDSDPQATSSQNLTAGPLRPVGKEFSMKSASPGKKNISRIQTPVSVVLFSLVALVLLQRKCRSKRTSQETEKATGVTLIQMTHFQPDQLPRVERKILQDDPPPIQATMTVPEWDPDP, encoded by the exons ATGGAAGGAGAAGTCCTAGCTAAGCCCGGAGAACAAAAG TGTTTTTTGCAGGTTGCCGGCCAGAGGGCTGGATGGAAAGTGCCCATCCTCTTCATACTGTGCCTGCTGCCAG CTACAAATGCACTGAAAGGCCCGAGGATGGTGACTGGGGAGCCTGGGGACACTGTCACCATCCAGTGCCATTACACCCCGTCGTCCATCAACAGGCACCAGAGGAAGTACTGGTGCCGCCTGAGCCCCCTGACGTGGCTCTGCCACACAATTATATCCACCAACCACTACACTCACCTTCGCTACAGGGACCGTGTTTCTCTAACAGACTTCTCGCACAGTGGCTTGTTTGTGGTGAGGCTGTCCCAGCTGTCCCCAGACGATGTGGGGTCCTATCGTTGTGGCATCGGAAACACAAACAACATGCTGTTCTCCAGCATGAAACTGAACGTGTCTGCAG GTCCTCGCAGCACGAGTCCCAGAGTCACTCCAGCTGCTGCTGAGCCCTTCAGCAGAGCCTTTGGAACAGCATCTCCAGCGGCCAACAGCTGGACCCCAGGAACCACTCAGACTACAGCAGGGCAGAGCACGGGATGGGACAGAGTTGCTTTGACTCCAGGAGCCAGCAAAAGAACAGCTTCAGCTAAGGGAAGACAAACCCCAGGAACCACTGGGACAGTAGCTGCAGGGACATTTAGCCAGGTAGAGACTTCTACCTGGGCAACAGTCCCCAATCCAGAGAGTCTGACTTCGACAATCAGAGGTGTGTCCAATTCTACAGAAGGTGTTTGGATGTGGGGCACCAAAAGCTCAGTAGCAAACAGGgccagtgagggagggagagaaacaacTACTGAGGCTGATAGGCCAAGAGAGGAAGTGGAGAGGGCCAAAACAGCCCTCGATGCAGACCGGATGGTCACAGGAACCATTAGGCCATCAACCTCGCTCTCAGAAAAATGGGCGTGGGAAACCCCCCAAGAAACAAGACTGGTTTCTAAGCCACAAGCCCTGGGCTCCACTGAAGAAACTACCCCAGCGGTAGGTGTGTGGGTCTTGGGGCCCACCAGCATAGAGATGGCATCTGCAGAAGGAAGCACTGCTGGAGACACCCCTGCTGGAGACAGTGATCCCCAAGCAACTTCAAGCCAGAACCTAACAGCAGGACCCCTGAGGCCTGTGGGCAAAGAGTTCTCCATGAAGAG TGCTTctccaggaaagaaaaacatctctCGGATCCAGACTCCAGTCTCTGTGGTGCTGTTCTCACTTGTGGCTCTTGTTCTATTGCAAAGGAAATGCCGGAGCAAAAGGACTT CTCAGGAGACAGAAAAGGCAACAGGGGTTACCTTGATTCAGATGACACATTTCCAGCCAGACCAGCTGCCCCGTGTGGAAAGGAAGATACTCCAGGATGACCCTCCTCCTATCCAGGCCACCATGACTGTCCCGGAGTGGGACCCTGACCCCTGA
- the FCAMR gene encoding high affinity immunoglobulin alpha and immunoglobulin mu Fc receptor isoform X2, which yields MEGEVLAKPGEQKVAGQRAGWKVPILFILCLLPATNALKGPRMVTGEPGDTVTIQCHYTPSSINRHQRKYWCRLSPLTWLCHTIISTNHYTHLRYRDRVSLTDFSHSGLFVVRLSQLSPDDVGSYRCGIGNTNNMLFSSMKLNVSAGPRSTSPRVTPAAAEPFSRAFGTASPAANSWTPGTTQTTAGQSTGWDRVALTPGASKRTASAKGRQTPGTTGTVAAGTFSQVETSTWATVPNPESLTSTIRGVSNSTEGVWMWGTKSSVANRASEGGRETTTEADRPREEVERAKTALDADRMVTGTIRPSTSLSEKWAWETPQETRLVSKPQALGSTEETTPAVGVWVLGPTSIEMASAEGSTAGDTPAGDSDPQATSSQNLTAGPLRPVGKEFSMKSASPGKKNISRIQTPVSVVLFSLVALVLLQRKCRSKRTSQETEKATGVTLIQMTHFQPDQLPRVERKILQDDPPPIQATMTVPEWDPDP from the exons ATGGAAGGAGAAGTCCTAGCTAAGCCCGGAGAACAAAAG GTTGCCGGCCAGAGGGCTGGATGGAAAGTGCCCATCCTCTTCATACTGTGCCTGCTGCCAG CTACAAATGCACTGAAAGGCCCGAGGATGGTGACTGGGGAGCCTGGGGACACTGTCACCATCCAGTGCCATTACACCCCGTCGTCCATCAACAGGCACCAGAGGAAGTACTGGTGCCGCCTGAGCCCCCTGACGTGGCTCTGCCACACAATTATATCCACCAACCACTACACTCACCTTCGCTACAGGGACCGTGTTTCTCTAACAGACTTCTCGCACAGTGGCTTGTTTGTGGTGAGGCTGTCCCAGCTGTCCCCAGACGATGTGGGGTCCTATCGTTGTGGCATCGGAAACACAAACAACATGCTGTTCTCCAGCATGAAACTGAACGTGTCTGCAG GTCCTCGCAGCACGAGTCCCAGAGTCACTCCAGCTGCTGCTGAGCCCTTCAGCAGAGCCTTTGGAACAGCATCTCCAGCGGCCAACAGCTGGACCCCAGGAACCACTCAGACTACAGCAGGGCAGAGCACGGGATGGGACAGAGTTGCTTTGACTCCAGGAGCCAGCAAAAGAACAGCTTCAGCTAAGGGAAGACAAACCCCAGGAACCACTGGGACAGTAGCTGCAGGGACATTTAGCCAGGTAGAGACTTCTACCTGGGCAACAGTCCCCAATCCAGAGAGTCTGACTTCGACAATCAGAGGTGTGTCCAATTCTACAGAAGGTGTTTGGATGTGGGGCACCAAAAGCTCAGTAGCAAACAGGgccagtgagggagggagagaaacaacTACTGAGGCTGATAGGCCAAGAGAGGAAGTGGAGAGGGCCAAAACAGCCCTCGATGCAGACCGGATGGTCACAGGAACCATTAGGCCATCAACCTCGCTCTCAGAAAAATGGGCGTGGGAAACCCCCCAAGAAACAAGACTGGTTTCTAAGCCACAAGCCCTGGGCTCCACTGAAGAAACTACCCCAGCGGTAGGTGTGTGGGTCTTGGGGCCCACCAGCATAGAGATGGCATCTGCAGAAGGAAGCACTGCTGGAGACACCCCTGCTGGAGACAGTGATCCCCAAGCAACTTCAAGCCAGAACCTAACAGCAGGACCCCTGAGGCCTGTGGGCAAAGAGTTCTCCATGAAGAG TGCTTctccaggaaagaaaaacatctctCGGATCCAGACTCCAGTCTCTGTGGTGCTGTTCTCACTTGTGGCTCTTGTTCTATTGCAAAGGAAATGCCGGAGCAAAAGGACTT CTCAGGAGACAGAAAAGGCAACAGGGGTTACCTTGATTCAGATGACACATTTCCAGCCAGACCAGCTGCCCCGTGTGGAAAGGAAGATACTCCAGGATGACCCTCCTCCTATCCAGGCCACCATGACTGTCCCGGAGTGGGACCCTGACCCCTGA
- the FCAMR gene encoding high affinity immunoglobulin alpha and immunoglobulin mu Fc receptor isoform X3 — MVTGEPGDTVTIQCHYTPSSINRHQRKYWCRLSPLTWLCHTIISTNHYTHLRYRDRVSLTDFSHSGLFVVRLSQLSPDDVGSYRCGIGNTNNMLFSSMKLNVSAGPRSTSPRVTPAAAEPFSRAFGTASPAANSWTPGTTQTTAGQSTGWDRVALTPGASKRTASAKGRQTPGTTGTVAAGTFSQVETSTWATVPNPESLTSTIRGVSNSTEGVWMWGTKSSVANRASEGGRETTTEADRPREEVERAKTALDADRMVTGTIRPSTSLSEKWAWETPQETRLVSKPQALGSTEETTPAVGVWVLGPTSIEMASAEGSTAGDTPAGDSDPQATSSQNLTAGPLRPVGKEFSMKSASPGKKNISRIQTPVSVVLFSLVALVLLQRKCRSKRTSQETEKATGVTLIQMTHFQPDQLPRVERKILQDDPPPIQATMTVPEWDPDP; from the exons ATGGTGACTGGGGAGCCTGGGGACACTGTCACCATCCAGTGCCATTACACCCCGTCGTCCATCAACAGGCACCAGAGGAAGTACTGGTGCCGCCTGAGCCCCCTGACGTGGCTCTGCCACACAATTATATCCACCAACCACTACACTCACCTTCGCTACAGGGACCGTGTTTCTCTAACAGACTTCTCGCACAGTGGCTTGTTTGTGGTGAGGCTGTCCCAGCTGTCCCCAGACGATGTGGGGTCCTATCGTTGTGGCATCGGAAACACAAACAACATGCTGTTCTCCAGCATGAAACTGAACGTGTCTGCAG GTCCTCGCAGCACGAGTCCCAGAGTCACTCCAGCTGCTGCTGAGCCCTTCAGCAGAGCCTTTGGAACAGCATCTCCAGCGGCCAACAGCTGGACCCCAGGAACCACTCAGACTACAGCAGGGCAGAGCACGGGATGGGACAGAGTTGCTTTGACTCCAGGAGCCAGCAAAAGAACAGCTTCAGCTAAGGGAAGACAAACCCCAGGAACCACTGGGACAGTAGCTGCAGGGACATTTAGCCAGGTAGAGACTTCTACCTGGGCAACAGTCCCCAATCCAGAGAGTCTGACTTCGACAATCAGAGGTGTGTCCAATTCTACAGAAGGTGTTTGGATGTGGGGCACCAAAAGCTCAGTAGCAAACAGGgccagtgagggagggagagaaacaacTACTGAGGCTGATAGGCCAAGAGAGGAAGTGGAGAGGGCCAAAACAGCCCTCGATGCAGACCGGATGGTCACAGGAACCATTAGGCCATCAACCTCGCTCTCAGAAAAATGGGCGTGGGAAACCCCCCAAGAAACAAGACTGGTTTCTAAGCCACAAGCCCTGGGCTCCACTGAAGAAACTACCCCAGCGGTAGGTGTGTGGGTCTTGGGGCCCACCAGCATAGAGATGGCATCTGCAGAAGGAAGCACTGCTGGAGACACCCCTGCTGGAGACAGTGATCCCCAAGCAACTTCAAGCCAGAACCTAACAGCAGGACCCCTGAGGCCTGTGGGCAAAGAGTTCTCCATGAAGAG TGCTTctccaggaaagaaaaacatctctCGGATCCAGACTCCAGTCTCTGTGGTGCTGTTCTCACTTGTGGCTCTTGTTCTATTGCAAAGGAAATGCCGGAGCAAAAGGACTT CTCAGGAGACAGAAAAGGCAACAGGGGTTACCTTGATTCAGATGACACATTTCCAGCCAGACCAGCTGCCCCGTGTGGAAAGGAAGATACTCCAGGATGACCCTCCTCCTATCCAGGCCACCATGACTGTCCCGGAGTGGGACCCTGACCCCTGA